A segment of the Ferroacidibacillus organovorans genome:
TGGCGGGGTCATTCTTTCACTCACTCAGCAGGCGTTGGGAGACTTGATAAAGACTGCCGTGATCGTGCTGGTGGCAGTCGTATATTGGTTTGCCTATCTTCGCATGAGACAAGACCACGCAAAGACCGATACCACAGATCCTGCCCTGCCGTCATAACCTTGTTGAACCCAATTGATTTTGAAATTTGGAAGGCTCACTTCGCCTTGGTCGATAAACTATTTTTTGTTAGATAGACGAACGGAGAGGATTCTTTTTTAGAATCCGCCTCATACATTGAATTTGGAATTCCTGCAGGAATCCAATCAATGATTGAGGAGTGTGTTGGTTTGAAGAAATTTGCATTGGGTTCGCTGGCAGTGCTCGCAACCAGCCTCTGTTTGACGTCCGTTTCCTTTGCGAGCACAATCCATTCGGCTCGCGCCATATCCCACGCACCGCGAATTTCATTGCGCTTGCCAAAAGCTGCAAAAAACAGCACGACTAGCTTTGGGTGGGCGTCTAGCAACTGGTCGGGGTATGCGATTACCGGCGGACCTTACAACAGCATCACAGGGTCATGGATCGTGCCAACGGTCCAACCGAGTAACAAATCAACGTACTCCTCAAGCTGGATTGGCATTGACGGCTTTAACAACAGCAGCCTGATTCAAACGGGCACCGAGCAAGACTATTACAATGGGAAAGCTCACTACGACGCATGGTGGGAAATCCTCCCGGCCGCAGAAACGGTGATCACCCCATCTTCTTATCCGGTGAAACCGGGTGATCAAATGTCCGCGGATATTCAAAATCTAGGCGGTGGAACCTGGTCGATCGAGATCCAGGACAAAACCCAAGGGTGGACATTTACGACGGATCAAGCCTATTCAGGTCCACAAACTTCCGCAGAGTGGATTCAGGAAGCGCCAACCGTCGGCGGTACTGTTGCTACACTGGCCAACTATGGGCAGACAACATTCGATCCCGGAACGGTCAACGGAGTCAATCCAGGTTTGGTCACAGCAGACGGCGGTGTGATGATTCAACACAACACC
Coding sequences within it:
- a CDS encoding G1 family glutamic endopeptidase, with translation MKKFALGSLAVLATSLCLTSVSFASTIHSARAISHAPRISLRLPKAAKNSTTSFGWASSNWSGYAITGGPYNSITGSWIVPTVQPSNKSTYSSSWIGIDGFNNSSLIQTGTEQDYYNGKAHYDAWWEILPAAETVITPSSYPVKPGDQMSADIQNLGGGTWSIEIQDKTQGWTFTTDQAYSGPQTSAEWIQEAPTVGGTVATLANYGQTTFDPGTVNGVNPGLVTADGGVMIQHNTQVSTPSVPDSDTDGFNVAYGSTSPAAPAS